A window of the Choristoneura fumiferana chromosome 30, NRCan_CFum_1, whole genome shotgun sequence genome harbors these coding sequences:
- the LOC141444545 gene encoding ribonuclease H2 subunit C, protein MSIHVENTLQKTNKEAFEQRAHYVPCKVEEDGPANVKKYFEPYLAEENGELTASFRGHPLDGTKMSFPEGYRAVIVTETKRPLSEDAERKFHVAGGFKDFVYWNWDKKPSKNDNMVKAMDWIDIAEALHGD, encoded by the exons ATGTCGATTCATGTAGAAAATACGCTGCAAAAGACAAACAAAGAGGCCTTTGAGCAACGAGCTCACTATGTGCCTTGTAAAGTGGAAGAAGACGGACCtgcaaatgttaaaaaatacttcGAGCCATATCTCGCCGAAGAAAACGGCG AATTGACAGCTTCTTTTCGAGGTCATCCCCTGGATGGCACTAAAATGAGTTTCCCCGAAGGATATAGGGCTGTCATCGTCACTGAAACCAAAAGGCCGTTGTCTGAAGACGCCGAACGCAAGTTCCAT GTGGCTGGTGGCTTCAAAGACTTTGTATACTGGAATTGGGACAAGAAGCCTTCAAAGAATGATAACATGGTGAAAGCTATGGACTGGATCGATATCGCTGAAGCA TTGCATGGAGACTAA